One Erythrobacter sp. SDW2 genomic region harbors:
- a CDS encoding class I SAM-dependent methyltransferase, whose amino-acid sequence MSETVSFGYEEVAPEEKTQRVGAVFSSVAAKYDIMNDAMSGGMHRLWKDRFVRRVKPQPGEAILDMAGGTGDIAFRMAERGAEVTVADINQDMLDVGVERAVERGITGLVWSCQNAEELDYIDRQFDAYTIVFGIRNVTHIDKALAEAHRVLKHGGRFYCMEFSTTEWPGFKEIYDLYSHRLMPKIGKVIADDEDSYRYLAESIRRFPKPPEFEAMIKAAGFANTRVEQILGGAVNIHSGWKI is encoded by the coding sequence ATGAGCGAGACGGTATCTTTCGGCTACGAAGAGGTGGCCCCCGAGGAAAAGACCCAGCGCGTCGGCGCGGTTTTCTCCAGCGTTGCGGCCAAGTACGACATCATGAACGATGCCATGTCGGGCGGGATGCACCGGCTGTGGAAGGACCGCTTCGTACGCAGGGTCAAGCCGCAACCGGGCGAGGCGATCCTCGATATGGCGGGCGGTACCGGCGACATCGCCTTCCGCATGGCCGAGCGCGGTGCGGAAGTGACCGTTGCCGACATCAACCAGGACATGCTCGATGTCGGGGTCGAACGGGCCGTGGAGCGGGGGATCACGGGCCTGGTCTGGAGCTGCCAGAACGCCGAGGAGCTCGACTATATCGACCGCCAGTTCGATGCCTACACCATCGTTTTCGGCATCCGCAATGTCACCCATATCGACAAGGCGCTGGCCGAGGCCCACCGCGTGCTCAAGCACGGCGGGCGGTTCTATTGCATGGAATTCTCGACCACCGAATGGCCCGGCTTCAAGGAAATCTACGACCTCTATTCGCACCGGTTGATGCCCAAGATCGGCAAGGTCATCGCCGATGACGAGGACAGCTATCGCTATCTCGCAGAATCGATCCGCCGTTTCCCCAAGCCGCCGGAGTTCGAGGCGATGATCAAGGCCGCCGGTTTCGCCAACACCCGGGTCGAGCAGATCCTAGGCGGGGCCGTGAACATTCATTCTGGCTGGAAGATCTGA
- the ubiB gene encoding 2-polyprenylphenol 6-hydroxylase, translating into MTRPVTHIWRLLKWGRTAARHGALRGIERDPNTPPPVKRMARIARLGARVPAVPDYAGAFRDIGPAAIKLGQSLATRPDLVGDEAALNLLTLQDDLPPIPFSEIEAAVAATFDQPLDTLFRSIDPAPVGAASIAQVHKAITSDGRTVALKVLRPGIREKFARDIQTYEWAAAHVEAMGGEAARLRPRLTIANFKRWTNSELDLRREAASASELAEKMRGFAGYRIPAIDWDRTNGKVMTVEWVDGIKISKREELIAAGHDLPALAERLVLAFLTQAISGGFFHADMHQGNLFVEPDGTIVAIDFGIMGRIDRRARQWLAEILYGLTTGNYQRVAEIHFEAQYVPSHHSVGEFATALRAVGEPMRGKPVSELSVGQMLDGLFAITRDFDMQTQPHLLLLQKTMVMVEGIATQLNPQINMWDVSAPYVRSWIRDELGPEAALADSVKRHMQTLTGLPDLLRRIEERYPPKGGAPEPPPLPEVELVWERRQRRRRGWLGYAISAALGAGAAAGAMMLGWLG; encoded by the coding sequence ATGACCCGGCCTGTCACCCATATCTGGCGGCTCCTCAAGTGGGGCCGCACCGCTGCGCGGCACGGGGCGCTGCGCGGGATCGAGCGTGATCCCAACACGCCGCCGCCGGTCAAGCGCATGGCCCGCATCGCGCGCCTCGGCGCGCGTGTGCCTGCCGTCCCCGATTACGCCGGTGCGTTTCGCGATATCGGACCGGCGGCGATCAAGCTCGGCCAGTCGCTGGCCACCCGGCCCGACCTGGTGGGCGACGAAGCGGCGCTCAATCTGCTGACCTTGCAGGACGACCTGCCGCCGATCCCGTTCAGCGAGATCGAAGCGGCGGTTGCGGCGACTTTCGACCAGCCCCTCGACACACTGTTTCGGAGCATCGATCCCGCTCCCGTTGGGGCCGCGTCAATTGCTCAGGTCCACAAGGCGATCACCAGCGATGGCCGGACTGTCGCACTCAAAGTGCTGCGCCCCGGCATCCGTGAGAAATTCGCCCGCGACATCCAGACCTATGAATGGGCTGCGGCGCATGTCGAGGCGATGGGCGGCGAAGCGGCGCGGCTGCGCCCGCGGCTTACCATCGCCAATTTCAAGCGCTGGACCAATTCCGAACTCGACCTGAGGCGCGAAGCGGCTTCGGCCAGCGAACTGGCCGAAAAGATGCGCGGCTTTGCCGGCTACCGCATTCCGGCAATCGATTGGGACAGGACCAACGGCAAGGTTATGACGGTCGAGTGGGTCGACGGTATCAAGATCTCCAAGCGCGAAGAGCTCATCGCGGCAGGGCATGATCTGCCCGCGTTGGCCGAGCGGCTGGTGCTGGCCTTCCTGACCCAGGCGATCAGCGGCGGGTTCTTTCATGCCGACATGCACCAGGGCAACCTGTTCGTGGAGCCCGACGGCACCATCGTGGCGATCGATTTCGGCATCATGGGCCGGATCGACCGCCGGGCGCGGCAATGGCTGGCGGAAATCCTCTACGGCCTGACCACCGGCAATTACCAGCGCGTGGCCGAGATCCATTTCGAAGCGCAATATGTGCCGAGCCACCATTCGGTCGGCGAGTTCGCCACGGCGCTGCGCGCGGTGGGCGAGCCGATGCGCGGCAAGCCGGTGAGCGAGCTCAGCGTCGGCCAGATGCTCGACGGGCTGTTTGCGATCACCCGCGATTTCGACATGCAGACCCAGCCGCACCTGCTGCTGCTGCAGAAGACCATGGTCATGGTCGAAGGTATCGCCACCCAGCTCAATCCGCAGATCAACATGTGGGACGTCAGCGCGCCCTATGTGCGCAGCTGGATCCGCGACGAGCTGGGACCGGAAGCGGCGCTGGCCGACAGCGTCAAGCGCCACATGCAGACCCTGACCGGCCTGCCGGACCTGCTGCGTCGCATCGAGGAACGCTACCCGCCCAAGGGCGGCGCGCCCGAACCGCCGCCGCTGCCCGAGGTCGAGCTGGTCTGGGAGCGTCGCCAACGCCGGAGACGCGGCTGGCTGGGCTACGCCATCAGCGCAGCTCTGGGTGCAGGTGCTGCAGCGGGCGCGATGATGCTGGGCTGGCTCGGCTGA
- a CDS encoding DUF4345 family protein, with protein sequence MRLVITALLFVLGLFFLYIGTGFLLDPSVAGGDFGLTPKGTQGLATIRGDMTAIFWVTGICMIWGAWKRNGDPLVASALLMGIVFFGRCVSATIDGTYEAWTMPMAVEALVVVLCLVGWKLLPHHDLREEG encoded by the coding sequence ATGCGACTGGTTATCACTGCCTTGCTGTTCGTGCTTGGCCTCTTCTTCCTGTATATCGGCACCGGATTCCTGCTCGACCCTTCGGTGGCCGGCGGCGATTTCGGGCTGACGCCCAAGGGCACGCAAGGCCTGGCCACCATCCGCGGAGACATGACCGCGATTTTCTGGGTCACCGGCATCTGCATGATCTGGGGTGCATGGAAGCGCAATGGCGACCCGCTCGTCGCGAGCGCGCTGCTGATGGGGATCGTGTTCTTCGGACGCTGTGTCTCTGCTACTATCGACGGCACTTACGAAGCGTGGACCATGCCGATGGCGGTGGAAGCGCTGGTGGTGGTGCTGTGCCTGGTCGGCTGGAAGTTGCTCCCGCACCACGATTTGCGCGAAGAGGGATAG